The following are encoded in a window of Flavobacteriales bacterium genomic DNA:
- a CDS encoding ATP-binding cassette domain-containing protein has product MSDSPIILLHGVRIFQRENLVLNNVDFTVHKGEFLYLIGRTGSGKSSLLRTLYGDLPLREGEGHACGYDLSKLKRSQVPYLRRKIGIVFQDFQLLTDRSVNDNLLFVLKATGWKERKRMDERVQQVLEKVGLANKGYKMPHELSGGEQQRVSIARALLNDPELILADEPTGNLDPETTGEILDLLFQISRSGRSVIMATHDYTHMKKVNARVVRCEEGRLLELSAAGAV; this is encoded by the coding sequence ATGAGCGACAGCCCGATCATCCTCCTGCACGGCGTGCGGATCTTCCAGCGCGAGAATCTGGTGTTGAACAACGTGGACTTCACCGTGCACAAAGGCGAGTTCCTCTACCTCATCGGGCGCACGGGCAGCGGCAAGAGCAGCTTGCTGCGCACGCTCTATGGCGACCTGCCCTTGCGCGAGGGCGAGGGCCACGCATGCGGTTACGACCTCTCGAAACTGAAGCGCTCACAGGTGCCCTACCTGCGCAGGAAGATCGGCATCGTGTTCCAGGACTTCCAACTGCTGACGGACCGTTCGGTGAACGACAACCTGCTCTTCGTGCTGAAGGCCACGGGCTGGAAGGAGAGGAAGCGGATGGACGAACGCGTGCAGCAGGTGCTGGAAAAAGTGGGGCTGGCGAACAAGGGCTACAAGATGCCGCACGAACTCAGCGGCGGCGAACAGCAGCGCGTGAGCATCGCGCGGGCCCTGCTGAACGACCCCGAACTGATCCTGGCCGACGAACCCACCGGCAACCTGGACCCCGAGACCACCGGCGAGATACTGGACCTGCTGTTCCAGATCAGCCGCAGTGGCCGCAGTGTGATCATGGCCACGCACGACTATACCCACATGAAGAAGGTGAACGCCCGTGTGGTGCGCTGCGAGGAGGGCCGCCTGCTGGAGTTGAGCGCGGCGGGCGCGGTGTGA
- a CDS encoding tetratricopeptide repeat protein has protein sequence MKMMAINILRLLLPVAIAMVACPFAAAQRPAHFEHQDADIVHALELFHKAQYGAARFELERVLERIRDPRDLVRTEAEFHLALCAVRLFNDDAGKRLRDFLAEHPESQHVPEVRFEIFKHAFAQRKWAEAIAWSEKVDRFGLQDEELQEYRFKRGYAYFQEGDKPHALGEFAEVAEGGTYGKPALYYASHIEYERGNHETALKGFERLKNDEDFGKIVPFYIAEILFLQGRYEELDAYVKPLLDDPQGAKRINEINRLAGEANYRSGRFAEAVPYLEKSAQRVGVDRQDRYILGYAYYRSGDCPKALAEFNLVANGDDSIAQLATYHMADCYLKKSEKAFARNAFKRAYELGHDQKVTEDALFQYAKLSYELSFDPYHEAINALRNYLRTYPNTPRRDEAYEFLLSVYLKTKNYEAALEALDEIKQKDIRLQEAYQRLAHDRGVELYEGRKYADAALFFERALKYRVNQRVTAQAHFWMAESYYGKGDLQGALRKYDDLRNLPGAYASDLYEQAGYGMGYTYFKLKDHGEAAIAFRRFVLSKGGEPRQRADAMMRIGDSYFVMRDNAQAQKWYDDAMKIQGPDRDYAQYQKGVVQGLLRDNNGKIATLKALLNEKPDSRYAADAKFQLGETYINMENDSEAMKHYGQLIAQHPNSPHVRQSMLQTALIHRRQGDANKALEQFKAIVAKYPTMDGAKDALSGIESIYVEQGRVAEYEAYVRTLKFVDPATLDLDEKYFRSAEALYMDGKCAQAIGALGDYLDKYPRGGYALNARFYRGDCHYRAGQYDQALPDLEAVVEANAAQFLESALFGASDIHFRQQRWEGALGHFTRLESVASFPQNKLAAQVGRMRSLKELKRPGEAAAAARSVLDNTDATADLKAEAGLLVAHDHLHKGEHDAAYTAFRNVSTASVNQLGAEAKFHQAYIRHLQGRHKDAEKEVFELAQRYPAYDHWKARAFILLGDVYVALGDLFQAKATLQSVADNSNEPDLVAQAKQRLAEIEASERPKTTTTPQDAPEIALPSPDGR, from the coding sequence TTGAAGATGATGGCCATCAACATCCTGCGCCTCCTGCTGCCTGTGGCGATCGCCATGGTGGCATGCCCGTTCGCCGCCGCGCAGCGCCCGGCCCATTTTGAGCACCAGGACGCCGACATCGTGCATGCGCTGGAGCTGTTCCACAAGGCCCAGTACGGCGCGGCACGATTCGAGCTGGAGCGCGTGCTCGAACGCATACGCGATCCTCGCGATCTGGTGCGCACCGAGGCGGAGTTCCACCTGGCCCTCTGCGCCGTGCGCCTTTTCAACGACGATGCCGGCAAACGCCTGCGCGACTTCCTCGCCGAGCACCCCGAAAGCCAGCATGTGCCCGAGGTGCGCTTCGAGATCTTCAAGCACGCCTTCGCGCAACGCAAGTGGGCGGAAGCCATCGCCTGGAGCGAGAAGGTGGACCGCTTCGGCCTGCAGGACGAGGAGTTGCAGGAGTACCGCTTCAAGCGTGGCTACGCGTACTTCCAGGAAGGGGACAAGCCCCATGCGCTGGGCGAATTCGCTGAAGTGGCCGAGGGTGGCACCTACGGCAAGCCTGCGCTCTACTACGCTTCGCACATCGAGTACGAGCGCGGCAACCACGAGACGGCCTTGAAAGGCTTCGAGCGGCTCAAGAACGATGAGGACTTCGGCAAGATCGTGCCCTTCTACATCGCCGAGATCCTCTTCCTGCAAGGCAGGTATGAGGAACTCGACGCCTATGTGAAGCCGCTGCTGGACGATCCACAGGGCGCCAAGCGCATCAACGAGATCAACCGGCTGGCGGGCGAGGCGAACTACCGCAGCGGACGATTCGCCGAGGCGGTGCCCTACCTGGAGAAGAGCGCGCAGCGCGTGGGCGTGGACCGGCAGGACCGCTACATCCTGGGCTATGCCTATTACCGCAGCGGCGACTGCCCCAAGGCGCTGGCCGAATTCAATCTGGTGGCCAATGGCGACGACAGCATAGCCCAACTGGCCACCTACCACATGGCCGACTGCTACCTGAAGAAGAGCGAGAAGGCCTTCGCGCGAAACGCCTTCAAGCGCGCCTACGAGTTGGGCCATGACCAGAAGGTGACCGAGGACGCACTGTTCCAGTACGCCAAGCTGAGCTACGAACTGAGCTTCGATCCCTACCACGAGGCGATCAATGCGCTGCGCAACTATCTGCGCACATACCCGAACACCCCGCGCCGCGATGAGGCCTACGAGTTCCTGTTGAGCGTTTACCTGAAGACGAAGAACTACGAAGCGGCGCTGGAGGCCTTGGACGAGATCAAGCAGAAGGACATCCGCCTGCAGGAGGCCTACCAGCGGTTGGCGCACGACCGCGGCGTGGAGCTTTACGAGGGCCGCAAGTACGCCGATGCGGCGCTCTTTTTCGAGCGGGCGCTGAAGTATCGCGTGAACCAGCGCGTGACGGCGCAGGCCCACTTCTGGATGGCCGAGAGCTACTACGGCAAGGGCGACCTGCAGGGCGCGCTGCGCAAGTACGACGACCTGCGCAACCTGCCCGGTGCGTACGCTTCCGATCTCTACGAGCAGGCTGGCTACGGCATGGGCTACACCTACTTCAAGCTGAAGGACCATGGCGAAGCCGCCATCGCCTTCCGCCGCTTCGTGCTCTCCAAAGGCGGCGAACCCCGCCAGCGCGCCGATGCCATGATGCGCATCGGCGACAGCTACTTCGTGATGCGGGACAACGCCCAGGCCCAGAAGTGGTACGACGACGCCATGAAGATCCAGGGCCCGGACCGCGACTACGCGCAATACCAGAAGGGCGTGGTGCAGGGACTGCTGCGCGACAACAACGGCAAGATCGCCACCCTGAAGGCGCTGCTGAACGAGAAGCCCGACTCGCGCTACGCCGCCGATGCAAAGTTCCAGCTGGGCGAGACGTACATCAACATGGAGAACGACAGCGAGGCCATGAAGCACTACGGCCAGCTCATCGCCCAGCACCCCAACAGCCCGCACGTGCGGCAGAGCATGTTGCAGACGGCGCTCATCCACCGCCGGCAGGGTGATGCGAACAAGGCGCTGGAACAGTTCAAGGCCATCGTAGCGAAGTACCCCACCATGGACGGCGCCAAGGACGCGCTGTCGGGCATCGAATCCATCTACGTGGAGCAGGGGCGCGTGGCCGAGTACGAGGCCTATGTGCGCACGCTGAAATTCGTGGACCCCGCCACGCTGGACCTGGACGAGAAGTACTTCCGCAGCGCGGAGGCCCTGTACATGGACGGCAAATGCGCGCAGGCCATCGGTGCGCTGGGCGACTACCTGGACAAGTACCCGCGCGGCGGTTATGCGTTGAACGCGCGCTTCTACCGCGGCGACTGCCACTACCGGGCGGGCCAGTACGACCAGGCCCTGCCCGATCTGGAGGCCGTGGTGGAGGCCAACGCGGCGCAGTTCCTGGAAAGCGCGCTGTTCGGTGCCAGCGACATCCACTTCCGGCAGCAGCGCTGGGAGGGTGCCTTGGGCCATTTCACCCGTTTGGAAAGCGTGGCGAGCTTCCCGCAGAACAAGTTGGCGGCCCAGGTGGGGCGCATGCGCAGCCTGAAGGAGTTGAAGCGCCCCGGCGAAGCGGCGGCTGCGGCGAGGAGCGTTCTGGACAACACCGATGCCACCGCCGATCTGAAGGCCGAGGCGGGCCTGTTGGTGGCGCATGACCACCTGCACAAGGGCGAGCATGATGCCGCCTACACCGCCTTCCGCAACGTGAGCACCGCCAGTGTGAACCAGCTCGGCGCCGAGGCCAAGTTCCACCAAGCCTACATCCGCCACCTGCAGGGCCGCCACAAGGACGCCGAGAAGGAGGTCTTCGAACTGGCGCAGCGCTATCCCGCCTACGACCATTGGAAGGCCCGCGCCTTCATCCTGCTGGGTGATGTGTACGTGGCGCTGGGCGACCTCTTCCAGGCGAAGGCCACATTGCAGAGCGTGGCGGACAACAGCAATGAGCCGGATCTGGTGGCCCAGGCCAAGCAGCGACTGGCCGAGATCGAGGCCAGCGAGAGGCCCAAGACCACCACCACCCCGCAGGATGCGCCGGAGATCGCCCTGCCCAGCCCCGACGGACGATGA
- the gyrB gene encoding DNA topoisomerase (ATP-hydrolyzing) subunit B: MSEKKKAAAAYSADSIQVLEGLEAVRKRPAMYIGDIGVKGLHHLVYEVVDNSIDEALAGHCDTVEVTILEGNSIRVKDNGRGIPVDIHAKEGRSALEVVMTVLHAGGKFDKDSYKVSGGLHGVGVSCVNALSSHLMAEVHRDGKLYRQEYGEGRPHYAVKEVGTTDYRGTIVTFTPDNTIFQVSEYNYDTLAARLRELAYLNKGVKLTLTDERRTTEDGSFVNETFFSEQGLVEFVKFLDGTRVPLIQDVIYMEGEKQGIPVEIAMVYNDSYNENLHSYVNNINTHEGGTHLAGFRRGLTRTLKKYADNSGATQKLKFEISGDDFREGLTAVISVKVQEPQFEGQTKTKLGNNEVMGAVDIAVSEMLENYLEEHPRDAKQIVDKVILAATARHAARKARELVQRKGAFSGGGLPGKLADCSSKDPGASELFLVEGDSAGGTAKQGRNREFQAILPLRGKILNVEKAMQHKILDNEEIRNIYTALGVSIGTTEDSKALNLEKLRYHKIVIMCDADVDGSHIQTLIMTFFFRHMQQLIENGHLYIATPPLYLVKRGKEQVYCWTDAERDATMERMRANNKDASINVQRYKGLGEMNAEQLWETTMDPSRRTLRQVTIENGAEADRIFSMLMGDEVPPRREFIEKNAVYAKLDV; this comes from the coding sequence ATGAGCGAGAAGAAGAAAGCCGCGGCCGCCTATTCGGCCGACAGCATCCAGGTGTTGGAGGGCCTCGAAGCGGTGCGCAAACGCCCCGCGATGTACATCGGCGACATCGGCGTGAAAGGCCTGCACCACCTGGTGTACGAGGTGGTGGACAACAGCATCGACGAGGCCCTTGCGGGGCACTGCGATACGGTGGAGGTGACCATCTTGGAGGGCAACAGCATCCGGGTGAAGGACAACGGCAGGGGCATCCCGGTGGACATCCACGCGAAGGAGGGCCGCAGCGCCCTGGAGGTGGTGATGACCGTGCTGCACGCCGGGGGCAAGTTCGACAAGGACAGCTACAAGGTCTCCGGCGGACTGCACGGCGTGGGCGTGAGCTGTGTGAACGCGTTGAGCAGCCATCTGATGGCCGAGGTGCACCGCGATGGCAAACTCTACCGGCAGGAGTACGGCGAAGGCCGGCCCCATTACGCGGTGAAGGAAGTGGGGACCACGGACTACCGGGGTACCATCGTCACCTTCACGCCGGACAATACCATCTTCCAGGTCAGTGAATACAACTACGACACCCTGGCCGCACGCCTGCGCGAACTGGCCTACCTGAACAAGGGCGTCAAACTCACCCTCACGGACGAGCGCCGCACGACCGAGGATGGCAGCTTCGTGAACGAGACCTTCTTCAGCGAGCAGGGCCTGGTGGAATTCGTGAAGTTCCTGGACGGGACGCGCGTTCCGCTGATCCAGGACGTGATCTACATGGAGGGCGAGAAGCAGGGCATCCCTGTGGAGATCGCCATGGTCTACAACGACTCCTACAACGAGAACCTCCACAGCTACGTCAACAACATCAACACCCACGAGGGGGGGACACACCTGGCGGGTTTCCGCCGCGGGCTTACCCGCACGCTGAAGAAGTACGCGGACAACAGCGGTGCCACGCAGAAGCTCAAGTTCGAGATCAGCGGCGATGACTTCCGAGAGGGCCTCACCGCGGTCATCAGTGTGAAGGTGCAGGAACCCCAGTTCGAGGGCCAGACCAAGACCAAGCTGGGCAACAACGAGGTGATGGGCGCGGTGGACATCGCCGTGAGCGAGATGCTGGAGAACTATCTGGAGGAACACCCCCGGGACGCCAAGCAGATCGTGGACAAGGTGATCCTGGCCGCCACGGCGCGCCATGCCGCCCGCAAGGCCCGCGAGCTTGTGCAGCGCAAGGGCGCCTTCAGCGGCGGTGGCCTGCCCGGCAAGCTGGCCGATTGCTCCAGCAAGGATCCCGGTGCCAGCGAACTGTTCCTGGTGGAGGGCGATTCAGCCGGTGGCACGGCCAAGCAGGGCCGCAACAGGGAGTTCCAGGCCATCCTGCCGCTGCGGGGCAAGATCCTCAACGTGGAGAAGGCCATGCAGCACAAGATCCTCGACAACGAGGAGATCCGGAACATCTACACGGCACTGGGCGTGAGCATCGGCACCACCGAGGACAGCAAGGCCTTGAACCTGGAGAAGCTGCGCTACCACAAGATCGTGATCATGTGCGACGCCGACGTGGACGGCAGCCACATCCAGACGCTGATCATGACCTTCTTCTTCCGCCACATGCAGCAGTTGATCGAGAACGGTCATCTCTACATCGCCACGCCACCATTGTACCTGGTGAAACGGGGCAAGGAGCAGGTCTACTGCTGGACCGACGCCGAGCGCGATGCCACCATGGAGCGCATGCGTGCCAACAACAAGGACGCCTCCATCAATGTGCAGCGCTACAAAGGCCTTGGTGAAATGAACGCCGAGCAGCTTTGGGAGACCACCATGGACCCCAGCCGCCGCACGCTGCGCCAGGTGACCATCGAGAACGGCGCCGAAGCGGACCGCATCTTCAGCATGCTCATGGGCGACGAGGTGCCACCGCGCCGAGAGTTCATCGAGAAGAACGCCGTGTACGCCAAACTGGACGTCTGA
- a CDS encoding choice-of-anchor L domain-containing protein, which translates to MRSTLAVLALAACASVASAQLVISTAPTPQQLVQNILLGDGVTAFNITYNGVGAPPPNQPGRGSFNVINSNLGLQSGVILSSGNVMQAANPGTFFASTALNTGIDADLTLLAGTTIYDRSILTFEFIPTGDTLRFRYVFGSEEYPTYVCSSFNDAFGFFLSGPGITGPYSNNSANIALIPNTNIPVTINTVNSGVPGASGSASICAAAGGPNWQQNNIYYVNNQFGATVAYNGFTTVLTAFALVQCGQTYRIKIAVGDGFDTGFDSAVFLEAGSFTSTGQVNASLPSGTGVVNGNTMLEGCGPYEITFERTGDVVDQMVANLSVSGTATPGVDYAPALPAQILFPPGQATVSVTIDVPLDPDGLETLIIGVTPENQPCSGPNAGTEFTYYIDSAPPISIQAADINGACGQTYVLAPVVSGALGQYSYAWSTGANTPTITVSPDVTTTYTLTVSAPCGADPVTANITVNLPVYDPITVDLGAPLEIECQGTGTITAISTAGGNGNYTYGWTVNGAPYGNGPSITVPSGPPTWYVVTVTDGCGDSIQDSLLVTSVPLTPIVVDLTPYTSTICQGTTVGLNVDDITGGGGTFTLDWTDQGGGSLGNGMGISVSPASSQTYTLTVTDQCGQSQVVSIPITVNAPSNAGAGTSITLCSAGAVVDLFGQLGGTPQAGGSWSGPNGPTGNNFDPTTGVSGAYTYTVPGLSPCPDVSATINVTVNAAPNAGGNGWLTLCSSGVPTDLFAQLEGSPQTGGTWIGPSGTHTGPFDPAVHLPGTYTYTIQGQAPCVSASAAVQVSVSAAPSAGTNGTLTLCSSDAAVALFSQLGGTPQAGGIWTNPSGGAFGGNFNPAVHAAGTYTYTVQGPAPCPPATATVTMSVNTAPNAGTNVTLALCSNQAPIDLFASLGGQPNVGGTWQGPSGAFSGPFDPAIHTAGTYTYNVIGSSPCPSASSTVTIGVTQAPFAGGSSNLLVCPEADPIDLFGQLAGSPDLGGSWTTSNGSPHNGIFDPSINPGGYYTYTVNSGPACPPATATVTVTIPVQTPAFAGADAVSCSLSYTLAAANNWTSGTWSGPPGVVFTDPNSPTSGVSANVGGSYTLTWSTVSQFGCVGEDQVTITLTVPLSATATATDAICHQACNGTVAVQATGGNLGQGGYTYSWPAGVSGNAAGNGTNICAGNYAVTVSDMNGCTAQANFSVAQPPPVQIDDVSSVRVTCPGDCDGSIAVDAPDGVSFSVDNGLTWQGEAEFTGLCAGNWTVAVQDATGCVNFASIQIPSPPPVSAGFTWSPFNPTALSPGVWFQSASSSDVTTWAWNFGGAGTDQSEAPFFLFPGILGGSYTVCLTVTNADGCSDEICRTIVVRDELEGHLPNAFTPDGDGLNDVFIPVFTHDNVVDFEFMIFDRWGERLFQTTDRTEGWDGTLGGQMVKSEVYVWILRFRDPLSSDRVERRGHVTVLR; encoded by the coding sequence ATGAGATCGACCCTTGCCGTTCTCGCCCTTGCGGCATGTGCCTCCGTCGCCAGTGCACAGCTCGTCATCAGCACCGCCCCCACACCGCAGCAGCTTGTGCAGAACATCCTGCTGGGCGACGGTGTGACGGCCTTCAACATCACCTACAACGGAGTGGGCGCGCCACCGCCCAACCAACCGGGCCGGGGTTCCTTCAATGTGATCAACAGCAACCTGGGGCTGCAGTCCGGCGTGATCCTCTCTTCAGGAAACGTGATGCAAGCGGCGAACCCGGGCACCTTCTTCGCCAGCACCGCGCTGAACACCGGCATCGATGCGGACCTCACCCTGCTAGCGGGCACTACGATCTACGACAGGTCCATCCTCACCTTCGAATTCATCCCCACCGGTGACACGCTGCGGTTCCGATACGTCTTCGGCTCGGAGGAGTATCCCACTTACGTGTGCAGCAGCTTCAACGATGCCTTCGGATTCTTCCTCAGCGGGCCGGGTATCACGGGTCCCTATTCGAACAACTCGGCCAACATCGCGCTGATCCCGAACACCAACATCCCGGTGACGATCAACACGGTGAACAGCGGTGTGCCCGGCGCTTCCGGCTCCGCTTCGATCTGCGCCGCTGCCGGCGGCCCGAACTGGCAGCAGAACAACATCTACTACGTGAACAACCAGTTCGGCGCCACGGTGGCCTACAACGGTTTCACCACGGTGCTCACGGCCTTCGCACTGGTGCAGTGCGGGCAGACCTACCGCATCAAGATCGCCGTGGGCGACGGCTTCGATACGGGCTTCGATTCGGCCGTCTTCCTCGAAGCCGGCAGCTTCACCAGCACCGGGCAGGTGAATGCCTCCCTGCCCAGCGGAACGGGCGTGGTGAACGGCAACACCATGCTGGAGGGCTGTGGGCCTTACGAGATCACTTTCGAGCGCACAGGCGATGTGGTGGACCAGATGGTGGCCAACCTCTCGGTATCAGGTACCGCCACGCCGGGTGTGGATTATGCTCCAGCCCTGCCCGCCCAGATCTTATTCCCACCGGGCCAAGCCACGGTGAGCGTGACGATCGATGTGCCGCTGGACCCGGACGGGCTGGAAACACTCATCATCGGCGTAACACCTGAGAACCAACCTTGCTCGGGACCCAATGCAGGCACCGAGTTCACCTACTACATTGACAGCGCACCGCCGATATCGATCCAGGCGGCCGACATCAACGGCGCTTGCGGTCAAACGTATGTGCTGGCCCCCGTGGTCAGTGGGGCGCTGGGCCAGTACAGCTACGCGTGGAGCACGGGTGCGAATACCCCCACGATCACCGTATCGCCGGATGTGACCACAACCTATACGCTGACGGTAAGCGCCCCCTGTGGTGCCGATCCGGTCACGGCCAATATCACGGTGAACTTGCCGGTGTACGATCCCATTACGGTGGATCTCGGTGCTCCCTTGGAGATCGAATGCCAGGGCACTGGAACGATCACCGCGATCTCCACTGCGGGAGGCAACGGCAACTACACCTATGGCTGGACGGTGAACGGTGCGCCATATGGCAACGGGCCTTCCATCACCGTACCCTCCGGACCGCCCACCTGGTATGTGGTGACCGTGACCGACGGCTGCGGTGATAGTATCCAGGACAGCCTCCTGGTCACTTCGGTGCCGCTCACACCTATCGTGGTGGATCTGACGCCCTATACCTCCACCATCTGCCAAGGCACCACGGTCGGACTGAACGTGGATGACATTACTGGTGGTGGCGGCACTTTCACGCTCGATTGGACCGACCAGGGCGGTGGATCGCTGGGCAATGGCATGGGCATCTCCGTTTCGCCAGCCAGCAGCCAGACCTACACGCTGACCGTGACCGACCAATGCGGCCAGAGCCAGGTCGTGTCCATACCGATCACCGTGAACGCACCCTCCAATGCGGGTGCGGGGACATCCATCACCCTGTGCAGTGCCGGCGCGGTGGTGGATCTCTTCGGCCAGTTGGGCGGTACACCACAGGCGGGCGGCTCGTGGAGTGGCCCAAATGGCCCAACGGGCAACAACTTCGATCCCACCACGGGTGTCAGCGGCGCATACACCTACACGGTGCCCGGACTTTCGCCCTGCCCCGATGTTTCAGCGACGATCAATGTGACAGTGAACGCCGCACCGAACGCCGGTGGAAACGGTTGGCTGACACTCTGTTCTTCCGGTGTGCCCACGGATCTTTTCGCCCAACTGGAAGGATCTCCACAAACGGGTGGTACTTGGATCGGCCCTTCCGGAACGCATACCGGTCCCTTCGATCCTGCGGTCCATCTTCCTGGGACCTACACCTACACCATCCAAGGCCAGGCGCCCTGTGTGAGCGCCTCCGCTGCGGTGCAAGTGTCGGTCTCTGCTGCCCCAAGCGCGGGCACCAATGGGACCTTGACCCTGTGTTCATCGGATGCCGCGGTAGCGCTCTTCAGCCAGTTGGGCGGCACGCCACAAGCCGGAGGAATCTGGACCAACCCAAGCGGCGGTGCCTTTGGTGGCAACTTCAACCCAGCCGTACATGCCGCTGGCACATACACCTACACGGTCCAAGGTCCAGCTCCCTGTCCGCCCGCTACGGCCACGGTGACGATGTCCGTGAACACCGCACCCAACGCGGGCACCAACGTCACCCTCGCGCTTTGTTCCAACCAGGCGCCGATCGACCTCTTCGCTTCGCTGGGCGGACAACCGAATGTGGGTGGCACCTGGCAGGGGCCGAGCGGCGCCTTCAGCGGGCCTTTCGACCCTGCGATCCACACGGCAGGCACCTACACTTATAACGTCATCGGATCGTCTCCCTGCCCCAGTGCGAGTTCCACGGTGACGATCGGAGTAACTCAAGCCCCCTTCGCAGGAGGAAGCAGCAATTTGTTGGTCTGTCCAGAGGCGGATCCCATTGACCTGTTCGGCCAACTGGCAGGCTCACCTGACCTGGGCGGTTCATGGACCACCTCCAATGGTAGTCCGCACAACGGAATATTCGACCCATCGATCAACCCAGGTGGATACTATACCTACACCGTCAACAGCGGCCCAGCCTGCCCGCCCGCTACCGCGACGGTCACTGTGACCATTCCGGTCCAGACCCCTGCCTTCGCTGGTGCGGATGCCGTGAGCTGCTCCTTGAGCTACACTTTGGCGGCGGCCAACAACTGGACCAGCGGCACTTGGAGCGGCCCGCCCGGTGTGGTCTTCACCGATCCCAATTCGCCCACCAGCGGCGTAAGCGCCAACGTAGGCGGCAGCTACACCCTCACATGGAGTACTGTGTCGCAGTTCGGCTGCGTGGGTGAGGACCAGGTGACCATCACCCTGACCGTACCCTTGAGCGCCACGGCCACTGCCACCGATGCCATTTGCCACCAAGCGTGCAACGGTACGGTCGCCGTGCAGGCCACTGGCGGCAACCTCGGCCAGGGTGGTTACACCTACAGCTGGCCCGCCGGGGTGAGCGGCAACGCTGCCGGCAACGGTACCAACATCTGCGCGGGCAACTACGCGGTGACGGTGAGCGACATGAACGGATGCACGGCACAGGCGAACTTCAGCGTGGCGCAACCGCCACCGGTGCAGATCGACGATGTGTCCTCCGTACGTGTCACCTGCCCGGGCGATTGTGATGGGAGCATCGCGGTGGACGCGCCCGATGGCGTGTCCTTCAGTGTGGACAATGGTCTCACCTGGCAGGGCGAAGCGGAATTCACCGGCCTCTGCGCTGGCAACTGGACCGTGGCGGTGCAGGACGCCACAGGCTGCGTCAACTTCGCCAGCATCCAAATTCCCAGCCCGCCTCCGGTCTCAGCCGGTTTCACCTGGTCGCCATTCAATCCCACGGCGCTATCACCTGGCGTGTGGTTCCAAAGCGCTTCCAGCAGCGATGTGACGACCTGGGCCTGGAATTTCGGCGGCGCAGGAACCGACCAGTCCGAAGCACCCTTCTTCCTCTTCCCCGGCATCCTGGGTGGCAGCTATACCGTCTGCCTCACGGTGACGAACGCGGATGGCTGCAGCGATGAGATCTGCCGCACGATCGTGGTGCGTGATGAACTGGAGGGCCACCTGCCGAACGCCTTCACGCCCGATGGCGACGGCCTCAACGACGTGTTCATCCCCGTTTTCACACACGACAACGTGGTGGACTTCGAGTTCATGATCTTCGACCGCTGGGGCGAGCGCCTGTTCCAGACCACCGACCGCACGGAAGGCTGGGACGGCACGCTGGGCGGGCAAATGGTGAAGAGTGAAGTGTACGTATGGATCCTGCGGTTCCGCGACCCGCTGTCGAGCGACCGCGTGGAAAGGCGGGGTCATGTGACGGTGCTGCGTTGA